Proteins found in one Paenibacillus borealis genomic segment:
- a CDS encoding FapA family protein encodes MPDRMSEQELNKLINMLELSQGNSDIEFDVSFMVSDDPDNDQGGRVLVRADKIFVQDPLPGGSPAVIMGVLPVNLYVNGELISGPAEVTTEDTVEWEISEPPLYSVTVSEDRLLAFFTLHSTKKFSWKLNDHFSAGMVEVDAVMNTENVVGILGLNQIITDFERRGMIQNLNISGIHSELQNPTYQPITAAQGRAAVPGENAHLDLFFSETIENEFSEIEGQVDYRSHLRIPSAIRGEVLARKVPVIEGIPGYDVYGEILYPPPPADISILAKNNTVLLIGNEIRALREGRPRVTGDRIKYFDICTSYIVPGNVNIKSGNIVFSGDVIIRGDVEDNMIIESLGNVYVAGSIYNSTITATGSILVKGNVVNSKLYSGYFGVMYNRIYNCSKLLIEETRILQKAVRMLVQAVHSRKQSVKYGQAVLLLLESKFQKIPQLIKELLSVLATVQASYHQDLEQTLHFLNLFLKPAQLVDFMSEASLSGVISMLEELHMGVARMQETKVEVNIGKCQNSTLKSNGDIIIHRDGIVQSELFSSGNITFLKTFSVCRGSKLEAGGSISAFYVGGESGAQSYLKAKQSISVRKMYLGKVTIDRYTADITEPVENLVFDAESLQKMKLSGESGRG; translated from the coding sequence ATGCCTGACCGTATGTCCGAGCAGGAATTGAATAAGCTGATTAATATGCTGGAGCTGTCGCAAGGTAACAGTGATATAGAGTTTGATGTTTCATTTATGGTATCCGATGATCCGGATAATGACCAGGGAGGACGTGTGCTGGTCCGGGCTGACAAAATCTTCGTACAGGACCCGCTGCCCGGCGGATCGCCCGCAGTGATTATGGGAGTCCTGCCGGTTAATCTATATGTCAACGGGGAGCTGATTTCCGGCCCGGCCGAGGTTACTACAGAGGATACTGTAGAGTGGGAGATCTCGGAACCGCCGCTGTATTCTGTTACCGTGTCGGAGGATCGCCTGCTGGCTTTTTTCACTCTCCATTCCACCAAGAAATTCTCCTGGAAGCTGAATGATCATTTCTCTGCCGGAATGGTAGAAGTAGATGCCGTGATGAATACGGAGAATGTTGTCGGAATTCTGGGCCTGAACCAGATTATTACCGACTTCGAGCGCCGGGGAATGATTCAGAATCTGAATATCTCCGGCATCCATAGTGAACTGCAGAATCCGACCTACCAGCCGATTACCGCTGCCCAAGGCAGAGCGGCTGTGCCGGGAGAGAATGCGCATCTGGACTTGTTCTTTTCCGAGACAATAGAGAATGAATTCAGTGAAATTGAAGGCCAGGTCGATTACCGCAGTCATCTGCGTATTCCTTCGGCCATCCGTGGCGAAGTGCTGGCGCGCAAGGTTCCGGTTATCGAGGGAATCCCCGGCTATGATGTCTATGGAGAGATTCTGTATCCTCCGCCGCCTGCAGACATTTCGATTCTCGCCAAAAATAATACGGTGCTGCTGATCGGCAACGAAATCCGCGCTCTCCGTGAAGGGCGGCCCCGGGTGACGGGTGACCGGATCAAATACTTCGACATTTGCACGTCCTACATCGTACCCGGCAATGTGAACATTAAGTCAGGCAATATTGTGTTCTCCGGCGATGTTATTATCCGCGGCGATGTCGAGGACAATATGATCATTGAATCACTGGGTAATGTCTATGTTGCCGGCAGTATTTATAACTCCACCATCACAGCCACCGGCAGTATTCTCGTTAAGGGCAATGTGGTGAACAGCAAGCTGTACTCCGGATATTTCGGCGTGATGTACAACCGGATCTACAACTGCTCCAAGCTGCTGATTGAAGAGACCAGGATCCTCCAGAAAGCGGTCCGGATGCTGGTCCAGGCCGTCCATAGCCGGAAGCAGAGCGTGAAGTACGGACAGGCTGTGCTGCTGCTGCTGGAGAGCAAGTTCCAGAAGATCCCGCAGCTGATCAAGGAGCTGCTCTCGGTGCTGGCAACGGTACAGGCCTCTTACCATCAGGATCTGGAGCAGACGCTGCATTTCCTGAACTTGTTCCTGAAGCCGGCGCAGCTGGTGGATTTTATGAGCGAAGCATCGCTCAGTGGAGTAATCAGTATGCTGGAAGAGCTGCATATGGGAGTGGCCCGGATGCAGGAGACCAAGGTGGAGGTTAACATCGGCAAATGCCAGAACAGCACGCTGAAATCCAACGGTGACATCATCATCCACAGGGACGGGATCGTGCAGAGTGAGCTGTTCTCTTCGGGCAATATCACGTTTCTCAAAACGTTCTCCGTCTGCCGCGGCTCCAAGCTGGAGGCGGGGGGCAGCATCTCTGCCTTCTATGTCGGCGGGGAGAGCGGTGCACAATCCTACCTTAAGGCCAAACAAAGTATCTCCGTCCGCAAAATGTACCTGGGCAAGGTCACCATCGACCGCTATACCGCAGACATTACCGAGCCGGTCGAGAACCTTGTCTTCGACGCCGAGAGCCTGCAGAAGATGAAGCTGTCAGGGGAGTCCGGGAGAGGGTAG
- the pstA gene encoding phosphate ABC transporter permease PstA — MNGFTRTRHTARSQRNNKIATIGFYTLGVLVMLLIFWLLFTILGKGLPALRPEFLIKQPEEMDAGGGIGPVLFNSFYILIISLLISVPIGIGAGIYMAEYAPDNAFTGALRICVESLASVPSIVFGLLGLAIFAEYFGVGLTILGGGVSLALLNLPTLARVTEESIRAVPGEIREAGYALGMTKFHVIRKVVMPVALPAIVTGVCLVAGRAFGESAVIILTAGLSTSGEMWDFNLFSPGETLAVHLWYVQSEAIVEDAQQIADKSAAVLVFVVLLINFIFRFPLWLGNRRRGR, encoded by the coding sequence ATGAACGGATTTACCCGTACCCGCCATACTGCAAGATCGCAACGCAACAACAAGATTGCGACTATCGGCTTCTACACCCTGGGAGTTCTGGTGATGCTGCTGATCTTCTGGCTGCTGTTCACTATCCTTGGCAAGGGTCTGCCCGCACTTAGGCCTGAATTCCTGATTAAACAGCCGGAAGAGATGGATGCCGGCGGAGGAATCGGTCCCGTCCTCTTTAACTCCTTCTACATTCTGATTATCTCGCTGCTGATCTCGGTTCCGATCGGGATCGGAGCAGGCATCTATATGGCGGAGTATGCGCCGGATAATGCCTTCACTGGCGCTTTGCGCATCTGCGTGGAATCCCTGGCCTCGGTTCCGTCGATCGTGTTCGGCCTCCTGGGCCTGGCGATCTTCGCCGAGTACTTCGGGGTCGGCCTGACGATTCTCGGCGGAGGCGTCAGCCTGGCGCTGCTGAATCTGCCGACACTGGCCCGCGTCACCGAAGAGTCCATCCGTGCCGTGCCCGGCGAGATCCGTGAAGCCGGCTATGCCCTCGGCATGACCAAATTCCACGTCATCCGCAAGGTCGTGATGCCGGTAGCCCTTCCGGCAATCGTTACTGGTGTCTGCCTTGTGGCCGGACGCGCCTTCGGGGAATCGGCGGTCATTATCCTGACCGCCGGACTCAGCACCTCCGGCGAGATGTGGGATTTCAATCTGTTCTCGCCGGGTGAGACCCTGGCGGTGCATCTGTGGTACGTGCAGTCCGAGGCTATTGTCGAGGATGCGCAGCAGATCGCGGATAAATCTGCCGCGGTGCTGGTATTCGTAGTCCTGCTGATCAACTTTATATTCCGCTTTCCGCTGTGGCTGGGCAACCGCCGCCGGGGGCGCTGA
- the pstC gene encoding phosphate ABC transporter permease subunit PstC translates to MGAPVHSLTAQTQKSLEEVKVDTRRHKRHLLGNTISRYYFLFSILALCLVLGLVIVFIGKTALLLFGSISPQDFFFSFNWTPEEDAFGAAAFIVNTLSLTALTLVIAVPISVGMAVLCAEIAPKWLTSFIRPVLDLLVGIPSIVYGYLGLTVLLPFLRRVSGEGLGDGLLAAALVLALMVLPTICRISDDAIVSVPRKYRDAAYALGSTRLQVIMRVVLPAASRGIISAVILGMTRAIGETMAVVMVIGNTPQLAKTLFTPTSVLTSNIVMQISNVEFESTWNYSLHMMAFLLLLISFVLILIIRVLGRKRRDA, encoded by the coding sequence ATGGGGGCACCGGTTCATAGCCTGACAGCACAGACACAGAAGAGCCTTGAGGAAGTTAAGGTAGATACCAGAAGACATAAGAGACATCTGCTTGGCAACACAATATCCCGTTATTATTTCTTATTCAGTATCCTGGCACTTTGTCTGGTGCTTGGACTAGTTATTGTATTCATCGGCAAAACGGCGCTGCTGCTGTTCGGGAGCATCTCACCGCAGGACTTCTTCTTCTCATTCAACTGGACACCGGAAGAGGATGCCTTCGGCGCCGCTGCCTTCATTGTTAATACATTATCGCTTACCGCATTGACTCTGGTCATTGCCGTACCTATCTCCGTAGGGATGGCCGTGCTCTGTGCGGAAATCGCGCCCAAATGGCTGACAAGCTTCATCCGTCCGGTGCTGGATCTGCTGGTCGGTATTCCTTCTATTGTATACGGTTATCTGGGCTTGACCGTATTGCTTCCCTTCCTGCGGAGAGTGAGCGGAGAAGGTCTGGGGGACGGACTGCTCGCCGCAGCCCTCGTGCTGGCGCTGATGGTGCTGCCGACCATTTGCCGGATCAGCGATGACGCCATTGTATCCGTTCCGCGCAAATACCGTGACGCCGCGTATGCGCTGGGCTCAACCCGTCTTCAGGTCATTATGCGCGTTGTGCTGCCGGCAGCAAGCCGGGGGATTATCTCGGCCGTTATTCTCGGCATGACCCGCGCGATCGGTGAGACCATGGCGGTGGTTATGGTTATCGGCAATACGCCGCAGCTGGCGAAGACCCTGTTCACGCCAACCTCCGTACTGACCAGCAACATCGTAATGCAGATCTCTAACGTCGAGTTCGAATCCACCTGGAACTATTCCCTGCACATGATGGCTTTCCTGCTGCTGCTCATTTCGTTTGTGCTGATTCTAATTATCCGCGTGCTGGGCCGCAAACGGAGGGATGCCTGA
- a CDS encoding phosphate ABC transporter substrate-binding protein, with amino-acid sequence MKVFRKLTVTALTAVIAVTAAFAGVAAAADSLKGKITVNGSTALLPLTLQAAKEFQKLHPKVKIAASGKGSVTGPQAVKKGIADIGACDWDASIDVPGFKAFEGQVANKVAVIPFATIVNKNVGVDNLTTEQLKGIYSGKITNWKEVGGADANIVVITRAFGSGTRVNYQAKALAGGDIVKKEKNYKETGSSGDMKTAVGTTPNAIGYIDLVYVTGSDIKAVKFNGVEATTDNVINGSYKIWAYGYYMTKGQPTGATKEFIEYVQSKKFQQGSLKKLKFIPIAAMQS; translated from the coding sequence ATGAAAGTTTTCCGGAAATTAACAGTTACAGCGCTCACCGCGGTTATCGCGGTTACCGCAGCTTTTGCAGGGGTTGCCGCTGCTGCGGACAGTCTCAAGGGTAAAATCACCGTCAACGGTTCGACCGCACTGCTTCCATTGACGCTGCAGGCCGCCAAAGAATTCCAGAAGCTTCACCCTAAAGTGAAGATTGCTGCTTCAGGCAAGGGCTCCGTAACCGGACCTCAAGCCGTGAAGAAAGGCATTGCCGATATCGGCGCCTGCGACTGGGATGCCAGCATCGATGTTCCGGGCTTCAAAGCTTTTGAAGGACAGGTAGCGAACAAGGTAGCGGTCATTCCTTTTGCAACCATCGTGAACAAAAACGTCGGCGTAGACAACTTGACTACAGAACAGCTTAAAGGGATCTACTCCGGTAAAATCACGAACTGGAAAGAAGTCGGCGGAGCAGATGCCAACATCGTGGTCATCACCCGTGCCTTCGGTTCCGGTACACGTGTCAACTATCAGGCTAAGGCGCTTGCCGGCGGAGATATCGTGAAGAAAGAGAAGAACTACAAGGAAACCGGCTCCAGCGGCGACATGAAAACAGCTGTGGGCACTACCCCTAACGCTATCGGATACATCGACCTTGTCTACGTAACCGGCAGTGACATCAAAGCCGTGAAGTTCAACGGTGTGGAAGCTACTACGGACAATGTTATCAACGGTTCGTACAAGATTTGGGCTTACGGCTACTATATGACCAAAGGCCAGCCTACCGGCGCTACCAAAGAATTCATCGAGTACGTGCAGAGCAAGAAGTTCCAGCAGGGTTCGCTCAAAAAGCTTAAATTCATTCCGATTGCAGCAATGCAATCCTAA
- a CDS encoding TolB family protein, protein MTNSKWIGAALASALLVTGGSVSVLATSSSVSAAAVKTAAVQEGSTTWNINGTQVALSTINSGGYKLYSLSQVAGELGAGLVLGSSGFLLNDSKGLHNVQIQAGVKSYQVDGEAQEFTVAPVVHNSKTYVELTKLVTALGGELQAETSSILSFARPVGQFDTLHWSADGGLIANQSDAESTLLYKFSQVPGNYEWFSSNSGAVDYAVSADQQWGAFNDETGLLQLINLSSGVITPLGKDTSVKTDLVWSNDGKTIYFVQGDKQEKLAQISVETGAVKTVLEDKVENKSELRVSADGKTAVYIVNVTGTAKNDADSTEDSLTVDFSKAGEQLYKLDLTAKDAKPAALTTALDNKLYPEILGNGSVVYLSADPEGTAANTLKSIAADGTSADIALSAEANWSAGTSTGLVVAGLTADGTTVIYSIAGGAAPVELFRTAEDVSEVSVSNDGSKVAIVSDGKVLVIQNGKAVQLSN, encoded by the coding sequence TTGACAAACAGTAAATGGATCGGCGCCGCTTTGGCTTCAGCACTTCTCGTAACAGGGGGATCAGTAAGTGTTCTGGCTACAAGCAGCAGTGTGAGCGCCGCCGCCGTCAAGACAGCCGCAGTGCAAGAGGGAAGTACTACATGGAATATTAACGGTACGCAGGTTGCACTCAGCACGATCAACAGCGGCGGATACAAACTCTATTCGCTAAGCCAGGTGGCAGGAGAGCTTGGAGCGGGACTTGTGCTCGGCAGCAGCGGATTTCTTTTAAATGACAGCAAGGGTCTACATAATGTACAGATTCAGGCGGGAGTAAAAAGCTATCAGGTTGATGGTGAAGCACAGGAATTCACAGTGGCACCTGTCGTTCATAACAGCAAAACCTATGTTGAACTCACGAAGCTGGTTACCGCACTTGGCGGTGAACTGCAGGCTGAAACCAGCAGTATCCTGAGCTTCGCCCGGCCGGTTGGCCAATTTGATACCCTTCACTGGAGTGCGGACGGCGGCCTGATCGCGAACCAAAGCGACGCTGAATCCACACTGCTCTATAAATTCAGCCAGGTGCCGGGCAATTATGAATGGTTCTCTTCCAATAGCGGTGCAGTGGACTATGCCGTTTCTGCAGATCAGCAGTGGGGTGCGTTCAATGATGAGACAGGCCTTCTGCAGCTGATCAACCTGTCCAGCGGAGTGATCACTCCCCTCGGCAAAGATACCAGCGTGAAGACGGATCTGGTGTGGTCGAACGACGGCAAGACGATCTATTTCGTGCAAGGCGACAAGCAGGAGAAGCTGGCCCAGATTTCTGTAGAGACCGGTGCTGTCAAAACAGTGCTTGAAGATAAAGTAGAGAACAAATCGGAACTGCGTGTATCGGCCGATGGAAAAACTGCTGTGTACATTGTCAATGTAACAGGCACAGCCAAGAATGATGCCGACAGTACAGAAGATTCACTGACTGTAGACTTCAGCAAAGCCGGAGAACAGCTGTACAAGCTGGATCTTACAGCCAAGGATGCCAAACCGGCAGCACTGACCACTGCACTCGACAACAAGCTGTATCCTGAAATTCTTGGTAACGGCAGCGTGGTTTACCTGAGTGCAGATCCTGAAGGCACTGCCGCCAACACCCTGAAGTCGATTGCAGCAGATGGAACCAGTGCAGATATCGCCTTGAGCGCTGAAGCCAACTGGTCTGCCGGAACCAGTACAGGTCTGGTAGTAGCAGGCTTGACAGCAGACGGAACTACAGTGATCTACTCTATTGCGGGCGGCGCGGCTCCGGTTGAATTGTTCCGCACGGCAGAAGATGTGTCCGAGGTGTCTGTCTCGAATGACGGCAGCAAAGTAGCTATTGTGAGTGACGGCAAAGTGCTTGTGATCCAGAACGGTAAAGCTGTACAGCTGTCCAACTAA
- a CDS encoding ABC transporter ATP-binding protein, with translation MNPMNPVITVNHVDRAFGSKKVLKDITLQVEQAETFGILGPSGSGKTTLVKLLTGIDEVTSGEINVLGVRMPKLAMLQQIGYMAQSDALYTELSAKENLEFFASLYGLKGGDRTRRIRDVMELVNLQEHLRKRVDQYSGGMKRRLSLAIALLHEPPLLLLDEPTVGIDPVLRQSIWKELKALNRKGTTIVLTTHVMDEAEKCGRLAMIRDGVLLAVDTPAGLLQATGSATIEEAFLYYGGVRS, from the coding sequence ATGAATCCAATGAACCCTGTGATTACGGTCAATCACGTTGATCGTGCTTTTGGCAGCAAAAAGGTATTGAAGGATATTACGCTGCAGGTGGAACAGGCTGAAACCTTCGGGATTCTGGGGCCGTCGGGCTCCGGCAAAACCACGCTGGTTAAGCTGCTCACGGGCATAGACGAGGTTACCTCCGGCGAGATAAACGTGCTTGGGGTACGGATGCCGAAGCTTGCCATGCTGCAGCAGATCGGCTATATGGCCCAGTCCGATGCACTATACACAGAACTGAGTGCCAAGGAGAATCTGGAGTTCTTCGCTTCCCTCTACGGACTGAAGGGCGGCGACCGCACACGGCGGATCAGAGATGTAATGGAGCTGGTGAACCTGCAGGAGCATTTACGTAAAAGAGTAGACCAATACTCCGGCGGCATGAAACGCCGCCTGTCGCTGGCCATTGCGCTGCTGCATGAGCCGCCGCTGCTGCTGCTGGATGAACCCACGGTCGGCATTGATCCGGTGCTGCGCCAGTCGATCTGGAAGGAACTGAAGGCGTTAAACCGCAAGGGCACCACGATTGTCCTAACTACACATGTTATGGATGAAGCAGAGAAATGCGGCCGGCTGGCTATGATCCGGGATGGCGTTCTGCTCGCAGTAGACACTCCTGCCGGACTGCTGCAGGCTACCGGCTCAGCTACCATTGAAGAAGCCTTCTTATACTATGGAGGTGTACGTTCATGA
- a CDS encoding ABC transporter permease: protein MRIRAITLRILQQFIHDKRTMALMFIAPLLVLSLMSLVFNGDAYEPKIGVSSGAAAFSTALEAQKAEITSYDNDESGNAALQAGDIDTYITMKGTTPEIVLEGSNPTANRAVMMALQEAMQSLQPEAAGSVQNQPQISYLYGAEDMKTIDRFGPIMIGVFVFFFVFLIAGVSFLRERTTGTLERLLSTPLKRWEIVLGYVCGFGIFTVFQALLISWFSIQVLGIMMAGSFGYVLLMTLLLSMSALTLGTLLSAFAANELQMIQFIPLVIVPQIFLSGLFPLDTLPLWLQRVGLATPIYYGAQALMDIMIRGKGWNDIALDVFMLAGFSLLFMLLNVLALRKHRKM from the coding sequence ATGAGAATCCGTGCGATAACCTTAAGAATTCTGCAGCAATTCATCCATGATAAAAGAACCATGGCGCTGATGTTCATCGCCCCTCTGCTGGTGCTCAGCCTGATGAGCCTGGTCTTTAACGGCGATGCTTATGAGCCGAAGATCGGCGTGTCTTCCGGTGCAGCAGCGTTCAGCACAGCGCTGGAAGCGCAGAAGGCTGAAATCACCAGTTATGATAATGATGAATCGGGCAACGCCGCTCTCCAGGCCGGGGACATAGATACTTATATTACAATGAAGGGAACCACTCCAGAGATCGTGCTTGAAGGCAGCAACCCTACTGCTAACCGCGCCGTAATGATGGCCCTCCAGGAAGCTATGCAGAGCCTGCAGCCGGAGGCGGCAGGCAGCGTACAGAATCAGCCACAGATCAGCTATTTGTACGGCGCAGAGGATATGAAGACCATCGACCGCTTCGGACCGATTATGATTGGGGTATTTGTATTCTTTTTCGTCTTCCTGATCGCGGGCGTCTCCTTCCTGCGCGAGCGGACCACGGGAACGCTGGAACGCCTGCTCTCCACTCCGCTTAAGCGCTGGGAAATCGTGCTCGGATATGTCTGCGGCTTCGGTATCTTCACCGTCTTTCAGGCGCTGCTGATCTCCTGGTTCTCGATCCAGGTGCTTGGCATTATGATGGCCGGCAGCTTCGGCTATGTTCTGCTGATGACCTTGCTGCTCTCGATGTCAGCGCTGACGCTCGGCACCCTGCTCTCGGCATTTGCCGCCAATGAGCTGCAGATGATCCAGTTTATTCCCCTGGTCATCGTGCCGCAGATATTCCTCAGCGGATTATTTCCGCTGGACACCCTTCCGCTCTGGCTGCAGCGCGTAGGACTGGCAACCCCCATCTACTATGGTGCGCAGGCGCTGATGGATATCATGATCCGCGGCAAAGGCTGGAATGATATCGCTCTTGATGTATTCATGCTGGCCGGCTTCTCCCTGCTGTTCATGCTGCTGAATGTGCTGGCCTTGCGCAAGCACCGCAAAATGTAA
- a CDS encoding TetR family transcriptional regulator, producing the protein MMEKDNAAEQQGQEQWIQELLALSEKEQMTPKQMSILQAAIDTFSEKGFSAAATSEIAQKAGVAEGTIFRYYKTKKDLLLAIVVPTMSRMIAPFVMRNFSGVLDVPFESYEAFLKAFMVNRLDFARKNLKIIRILIQEIPFQPALREQLVENILSQVLERVTAITEHFKEQGQIMDAPTPAIIRFTISSVIGYLLTRLLLMPDHDWNDEEEIEQTVSFIMHGIGGAGTL; encoded by the coding sequence ATGATGGAGAAAGACAATGCTGCAGAGCAGCAGGGGCAGGAGCAGTGGATTCAAGAGCTGCTGGCCCTCAGCGAAAAGGAACAAATGACGCCCAAGCAGATGTCCATCCTGCAGGCGGCCATCGATACATTTTCCGAGAAAGGGTTCTCGGCAGCCGCCACCAGTGAGATCGCCCAGAAGGCGGGCGTGGCTGAGGGAACGATTTTCCGCTACTACAAAACCAAAAAGGATCTGCTGCTGGCCATCGTTGTGCCCACCATGAGCCGGATGATCGCTCCGTTTGTGATGCGTAATTTCAGCGGTGTGCTGGATGTTCCCTTTGAGAGCTATGAAGCCTTCCTTAAGGCGTTCATGGTGAACCGGCTCGATTTCGCCCGTAAGAATCTCAAGATTATCCGCATCCTTATCCAGGAAATCCCCTTCCAGCCTGCGCTCAGAGAGCAGCTGGTCGAGAATATTCTCAGCCAGGTGCTGGAGCGTGTCACTGCAATCACCGAACACTTCAAGGAGCAGGGCCAGATTATGGATGCTCCTACTCCAGCGATCATCCGTTTCACCATCTCTTCGGTCATCGGCTATCTGCTGACCCGCCTGCTGCTGATGCCGGACCATGACTGGAATGACGAGGAAGAAATTGAGCAGACCGTCAGCTTCATCATGCATGGTATTGGCGGGGCGGGGACACTGTAG